A region of the Exiguobacterium aurantiacum DSM 6208 genome:
CTCACCTATCCCTTTCCCGATTCTGATAAGTCTATTCTACCCGATTGGTCAAAGAAGGTCAAAGAATACCCTCGCTATTATGTGTACGAAAAAAAGAAGGACTTCGTTTCATCACGAAGTCCCCACGATTAGAAATATACTTTTGGCGCAGACATACCTTCTTCGAACACGATCGTCACTTCTTGGTTGCCGCCAAGCGACGTGACGTTGATTCGGACCGGTACGCTCCGGTTGTACTCCCAACGGTTCTCAAGCAATCCGACGATATGTTGGGTGAAACCGACGAGTTCGGCCCGGCTGTAGAATTGAATCGGAATGTCAATTTCAAGCCGCGACAAATCGCCGTTTTGATAAAATCCTTTCCCGATCATCCCACTGAAGTCTGGGAACACATCGGCGATCCGATCGCTGAACAACGTGAATTTCTGGGCATCATCCCGTACTTCGTTCGTCGCCGTGCCTGACGGGAAGTAATAGTACCTCTCATCGATCGCTTTCCAGTCACCGGCAGCGACGCCGTCTCCCTTGCCGACAAACGCCGACTTGATATAGTTGCCCGGCGTCGGAGAGCCTTGGGACGACTTCATGTAGAGCGCGACGTTGATGTCGAGGTCTTTAAAATCTTCTCGCTCGCGCAACTGACCGACAAGTTCATTCGCCATCCGTTCCCCTTCGGCGATGACTTTTTTCTCGTCCAACCGTTCCGTGTAGGTCGGTCCGAAATTCGGGGCTTGGAAGACGTACTCCCGGTTCAAGATGAGGGCGAACGACACACCGCCGAGTTCGTATCCGTTGTCGGCTTTGCGCATGTAATTTTGTTCGACGAGCGAAGCCAAGTAGAGCGGTGACTCTTTATTGGCATCGACGAAGTCAGCTTCCGACACCTCGGCCGTCCCGTTCGCATACGACGGGTTGAGCGGCACGAGCGCGCCTTCTTCCTGACTCTTGTCTTTACGCCCGAGCAGGCGTGACACGTCGCCGCTATTTAATAACTGTCCTTCTTGATACGCAAACTGGTCCGGGTTGAACGCTCCCGTCGAGTGGCGCATCAATCCGAGTTCGACTTCTTCAAGCTCGAGCGACGAGCTGACTTGTCGTTGAGCAAGACCACGCGCTGCGGCCGATTTGAACGGGATGACCATCTGATAGTAGGAGTCCCGCGCTTCAATCGCCGGCGTCACGCCTTCTGACGTCGGTTCGTTCCCGGTCGGCGTTGCTTCTTCCTCCCCCATCGGGATTTTCATTGAACATCCGCTAAGTAGCAGGCTAGCCGCCACAGCGGGAATGATGAGTTGCTTCCATTTCATCTATGTCTAAACTCCTTTAGTAAATCGATTCATCGTACACTTCGTCCATTATAACAAAATCGTCGGATGAAAAAAGTGTCGAAGCGGAATCAGTCCGTCTCCATACGAAAACGCCCTTCGATGTGACAGTCGAAGGGCGTCGATTCAAGCTTTTCTAGACGGGCGACGCCAGTGCGTCAAAGCGAACAACCCAAGAATGATCAAGACGAGTCCGAGCGCCGTCACCCACGTGCCGGTCGAGCCGGTCAGTGGAAGTGTTCCTTGTTCAGGAGTGACCGGTGTCGTCGGTTCCGGGACGTACACGGAGTCATCTTCTCGTTCCGGAATCGCTTGTTTGACGTGGACGGTTGCTTCAGTCGACCGGGAGACGCGATTTCCGCTCACTTCGAACGTGAACGTGACACGGTTCGTTAGTGTGCCGCCGGCCCGGACATCGTAGGACGGGAGCAACACTTTCTCCATCTCGAGCACGATTTCTTCGCCCGGGACGAGTCCGTTCTCGACTTCGGCGAGTGCCCGCATTCCGTCACGGAGCGTCTCCGTTGTCTCTTGCTGTTCCGTTTCGGTCAACGCCCCGCTCGTCCATTCTTCCATCACATCGACGAAATAAAGCGTGACGTTCGACGTGTTCGTGATCGTATACGTGTAGACGATCGTGTCGCCTGGGTGAACCGTTTTCGGGTTCGCTACTTTCGTCACCGTGAAGTCGATACGGTTCAACAAGACGATCTGTTGACTCTCGGCATCGACGACGCGACCGAACTCGTCACTCGCCGCGACACGGAAGACGTTCCCGATTTCTGGATGGGTCGTGTCATCATAGTCGCTAGGCACTTCGAGATTGACCGTCGTTTCGACCCGTTCTCCCGGGGCGAGACCG
Encoded here:
- a CDS encoding CamS family sex pheromone protein; protein product: MKWKQLIIPAVAASLLLSGCSMKIPMGEEEATPTGNEPTSEGVTPAIEARDSYYQMVIPFKSAAARGLAQRQVSSSLELEEVELGLMRHSTGAFNPDQFAYQEGQLLNSGDVSRLLGRKDKSQEEGALVPLNPSYANGTAEVSEADFVDANKESPLYLASLVEQNYMRKADNGYELGGVSFALILNREYVFQAPNFGPTYTERLDEKKVIAEGERMANELVGQLREREDFKDLDINVALYMKSSQGSPTPGNYIKSAFVGKGDGVAAGDWKAIDERYYYFPSGTATNEVRDDAQKFTLFSDRIADVFPDFSGMIGKGFYQNGDLSRLEIDIPIQFYSRAELVGFTQHIVGLLENRWEYNRSVPVRINVTSLGGNQEVTIVFEEGMSAPKVYF